A window of Theropithecus gelada isolate Dixy chromosome 14, Tgel_1.0, whole genome shotgun sequence contains these coding sequences:
- the SLC22A8 gene encoding solute carrier family 22 member 8 isoform X2: MEPCLDGWVYNSTKDSIVTEWNLVCNSNKLKEMAQSIFMAGILIGGLVLGDLSDRFGRRPILTCSYLLLAASGSGAAFSPTFPVYVVFRFLCGCGISGITLSTVILNVEWVPTRMRAIMSTALGYCYTVGQFILPGLAYAIPQWRWLQLTVSIPFFIFFLSSWWTPESIRWLVLTGKSSKALKILRRVAAFNGKKEEGERLSLEELKLNLQKEISLAKAKYTAADLFRIPMLRRMTFCLSLAWFATGFAYYSLAMGVEEFGVNLYILQIIFGGVDIPAKFITILSLSYLGRHTTQAAALLLAGGAILALTFVPLDLQTVRTVLAVFGKGCLSSSFSCLFLYTSELYPTVIRQTGMGVSNLWTRVGSMLSPLVKITGEVQPFIPNIIYGITALLGGSAALFLPETLNQPLPETIEDLENWSLRAKEPKQEPEVEKASQRIPLQPYGPDLGSS, from the exons TGGAACTTGGTGTGCAACTCCAACAAACTGAAGGAGATGGCCCAGTCTATCTTCATGGCAGGCATACTGATTGGAGGGCTCGTGCTTGGAGACCTGTCTGACAG GTTTGGCCGCAGGCCCATCCTGACCTGCAGCTACCTGCTGCTGGCAGCCAGCGGCTCCGGTGCAGCCTTCAGCCCCACCTTCCCCGTCTACGTGGTCTTCCGCTTCCTGTGTGGCTGCGGCATCTCAGGCATTACCCTGAGCACCGTCATCTTGA ATGTGGAATGGGTGCCTACCCGGATGCGGGCCATCATGTCGACAGCACTCGGGTACTGCTACACCGTTGGCCAGTTCATTCTGCCCGGCCTGGCCTACGCCATCCCCCAGTGGCGTTGGCTGCAGTTAACTGTGTCCATtcccttcttcatcttcttcctaTCATCCTG GTGGACACCAGAGTCCATACGCTGGTTGGTCCTGACTGGAAAGTCCTCGAAGGCCCTGAAGATACTCCGGCGGGTGGCTGCCTTCAATGgcaagaaggaagagggagaaaggctCAGCTTGGAG GAGCTCAAACTCAACCTGCAGAAGGAGATCTCCTTGGCCAAGGCCAAGTACACCGCAGCTGACCTGTTCCGGATACCCATGCTGCGCCGCATGACCTTCTGTCTTTCCCTGGCCTG gtttgCTACCGGTTTTGCCTACTATAGTTTGGCTATGGGTGTGGAAGAATTTGGAGTCAACCTCTACATCCTCCAGATCATCTTTGGTGGGGTCGATATCCCAGCCAAGTTCATCACCATCCTCTCCTTAAGCTATCTGGGCCGGCATACCACTCAGGCCGCTGCCCTACTCCTGGCAGGAGGGGCCATCTTGGCTCTCACCTTTGTGCCCTTGG ACTTGCAGACCGTGAGGACAGTATTGGCTGTGTTTGGGAAGGGATGCCTATCCAGCTCCTTCAGCTGCCTCTTCCTCTACACAAGTGAATTATATCCCACAGTCATCAG GCAAACAGGTATGGGCGTAAGTAACCTGTGGACCCGTGTGGGAAGCATGTTGTCCCCGCTGGTGAAAATCACGGGTGAGGTACAGCCCTTCATCCCCAATATCATCTACGGGATCACCGCCCTCCTCGGGGGCAGTGCTGCCCTCTTCCTGCCTGAGACCTTGAATCAGCCCTTGCCAGAGACTATCGAAGACCTGGAAAACTG GTCCCTGCGGGCAAAGGAGCCAAAGCAGGAGCCAGAGGTGGAAAAGGCCTCCCAGAGGATCCCTCTGCAGCCTTACGGACCAGACCTGGGCTCCAGCTGA
- the SLC22A8 gene encoding solute carrier family 22 member 8 isoform X3, translating to MAQSIFMAGILIGGLVLGDLSDRFGRRPILTCSYLLLAASGSGAAFSPTFPVYVVFRFLCGCGISGITLSTVILNVEWVPTRMRAIMSTALGYCYTVGQFILPGLAYAIPQWRWLQLTVSIPFFIFFLSSWWTPESIRWLVLTGKSSKALKILRRVAAFNGKKEEGERLSLEELKLNLQKEISLAKAKYTAADLFRIPMLRRMTFCLSLAWFATGFAYYSLAMGVEEFGVNLYILQIIFGGVDIPAKFITILSLSYLGRHTTQAAALLLAGGAILALTFVPLDLQTVRTVLAVFGKGCLSSSFSCLFLYTSELYPTVIRQTGMGVSNLWTRVGSMLSPLVKITGEVQPFIPNIIYGITALLGGSAALFLPETLNQPLPETIEDLENWSLRAKEPKQEPEVEKASQRIPLQPYGPDLGSS from the exons ATGGCCCAGTCTATCTTCATGGCAGGCATACTGATTGGAGGGCTCGTGCTTGGAGACCTGTCTGACAG GTTTGGCCGCAGGCCCATCCTGACCTGCAGCTACCTGCTGCTGGCAGCCAGCGGCTCCGGTGCAGCCTTCAGCCCCACCTTCCCCGTCTACGTGGTCTTCCGCTTCCTGTGTGGCTGCGGCATCTCAGGCATTACCCTGAGCACCGTCATCTTGA ATGTGGAATGGGTGCCTACCCGGATGCGGGCCATCATGTCGACAGCACTCGGGTACTGCTACACCGTTGGCCAGTTCATTCTGCCCGGCCTGGCCTACGCCATCCCCCAGTGGCGTTGGCTGCAGTTAACTGTGTCCATtcccttcttcatcttcttcctaTCATCCTG GTGGACACCAGAGTCCATACGCTGGTTGGTCCTGACTGGAAAGTCCTCGAAGGCCCTGAAGATACTCCGGCGGGTGGCTGCCTTCAATGgcaagaaggaagagggagaaaggctCAGCTTGGAG GAGCTCAAACTCAACCTGCAGAAGGAGATCTCCTTGGCCAAGGCCAAGTACACCGCAGCTGACCTGTTCCGGATACCCATGCTGCGCCGCATGACCTTCTGTCTTTCCCTGGCCTG gtttgCTACCGGTTTTGCCTACTATAGTTTGGCTATGGGTGTGGAAGAATTTGGAGTCAACCTCTACATCCTCCAGATCATCTTTGGTGGGGTCGATATCCCAGCCAAGTTCATCACCATCCTCTCCTTAAGCTATCTGGGCCGGCATACCACTCAGGCCGCTGCCCTACTCCTGGCAGGAGGGGCCATCTTGGCTCTCACCTTTGTGCCCTTGG ACTTGCAGACCGTGAGGACAGTATTGGCTGTGTTTGGGAAGGGATGCCTATCCAGCTCCTTCAGCTGCCTCTTCCTCTACACAAGTGAATTATATCCCACAGTCATCAG GCAAACAGGTATGGGCGTAAGTAACCTGTGGACCCGTGTGGGAAGCATGTTGTCCCCGCTGGTGAAAATCACGGGTGAGGTACAGCCCTTCATCCCCAATATCATCTACGGGATCACCGCCCTCCTCGGGGGCAGTGCTGCCCTCTTCCTGCCTGAGACCTTGAATCAGCCCTTGCCAGAGACTATCGAAGACCTGGAAAACTG GTCCCTGCGGGCAAAGGAGCCAAAGCAGGAGCCAGAGGTGGAAAAGGCCTCCCAGAGGATCCCTCTGCAGCCTTACGGACCAGACCTGGGCTCCAGCTGA